CATGTGGACTTTGAATGATGCGGATAAGATAATTAGTCGCTTAGCATACAGTGGATGGAGAGTTCCACAAGGACTTAATCCATCAACATACCTACCAAGTTCTTTAGAAGGACAATCATTATGAGAAGAGAAGAAAGGATAAAACGTGAAATAAATTCCCAATTCTACAGATTACGCATGATTGATGATGCAATCACAGGCACTATGACAAAATTTGATAAAGTGCAAGAACCATATTTGCATGCAATCATGCGTCTTTGTTTTGAAAGGGGAAAACTCTATCAATTATTTGAAAGAGAAATAAACGAAAGAAAAATGCAAAATGAACGCACATGAATATATACGCAAAACAGACGTTTTGAAGCTGATTCAAGATTACATGAAGAATGTTCCACATTCACATCTAGTGTGCCTTCAAACGCTTGAAGAAAAGCTCTACAAGGTATCTCCAGTGAAAGTTTCAGAGATAGTTGAACATCTTGAACGTGAGAACTTAGGATTGCATGCAAAGAATGATAATTTGGAACGAAAGCTGCAATACAAACTAGACCACTATACAGATGACAATAAGGTGAGTGATAGATGATGGGATATAGAGAAAATAAAATTTTTACAACTATCGGTGCTTCAAATCATTCTGAAAAAGAAAGACATAAAGATGATTATTATGCAACTGACCCTAAAGCGGTTGAACTACTTTTAGAAAATGAAACATTCAATCATTCAATTTGGGAATGTGCTTGCGGTGAAGGTCATATTGCAAAAGTCTTAGAGAGCAATGGCTACCATGTTGTATCTACAGATTTAATTGATCGTGGATATGGTGTAGGTGGAATCGATTTCTTAAAACAAACAAAAAATATGCGTGGAAATACAGGAGATATCATTACCAATCCACCTTACAAATTGGCTCTGGAGTTCACTCAACATGCATTAGAGATTGTTGAAGAAGGCAACAAAGTTGCAATGTTCTTGAAGCTGACATTTTTGGAAGGACAAAAGAGAAAACAATTCTTCTTAAAATATCCACCTAAACGAATATATGTATTCAGTAAAAGAATCACATGTGCTATGAATGGTGAATTTGAAAACTATCCATCAAGTGCCATTGCTTATGCATGGTTTGTTTGGGAAAAAGGCTACAAAGGAAAGCCTACAATAGATTGGATAAATTGATATATGGAACTAACATTCATCGACTTATTCGCAGGTGTAGGAATGGCACGCATGGGGATGGAACAAGCCGGCTTTGAATGTGTATATACATGTGAATTTGATAAACATAAGAGAAAGGAATATGAAATCATACATGGAAATATACCAGAAGGATGCGACATTAGAGATGTACGAGCAGCTGACATTCCAAGATGTGATGTTTGGTTCTTCGGAGCACCCTGCCAAGACTTCTCACTCGCAGGACTTAGAAAAGGACTGGGGGGGGATAGATCCAGCCTTGTCGGTGAAGTCTTTAGGCTCATCGAAGAAAAAGCAGAAGATAAACCTGAATGGCTGGTCTATGAAAACGTTAAGGGAATGTTATCAAGCAACTACGGATACGACTTCTTATCCATACTTCTTGCAATGGATGGATTGGGGTATGACGTTGAATGGCAGGTGCTTAACACAAAAAATTTTGGAATCCCGCAGAATAGGGAAAGAGTGTACACTATCGGACATCTTAGAACCAGTGGTAGCAAGCAAATACTACCTATCACCGGCTCAAATGGTAAAGATTGTATCCCAAAAGTTATTGGCGGGATAGGTGAAAAGGACAGTAACAATAATAAGCAATGGAAGCAGCAGAATAGGATATACGATAATAACATCTCAATTTCTGTTACTACAAAGTTTCAACCTTTTTACTTAGATAATAATTTTAGAATACGAAAACTCACACCGAAAGAGTGTATGCGACTTCAAGGCGTGCCAGACGAATACACGGATAAACTAATTCAAGCTGGTATATCAGATAGTCAAATCTACAAAGCAGCTGGTGATGGGTTATCAGTACCAATAGCAAAAGAAATAGGAAAAATGATAAGGAAGAATTTAATGGGAATGAGTGTTCAACTCAACCAAGAATACATCAAGAATTTAACAAAAGAAGTCGTAAAACAAGGAATGATTGAAACTTTAGGGAATGAAAATCTAGTCGGTGCAATCATTAGCGAAATAATGAATAAAAAAGTTAATGAAAATGGGGTAGTTAGTTCATACCGTGGAGAGAACAAATATTCTCTACTTGAATATTTAGTAAACAAAGAATTGAAAGAGCAAGTTGTTGAAATTGCAAAAGAAACGATAGAAGAAAAAAAGCCTGTAATTCGCGAAGCAATAAAAAAGGAAATGCAGAAGAAAGCAACTATGGACAAATTTGTATCTGCATTTTATTCGAGCATTATTGATAATTTGTCTAACTCATATCGCACGAAAATTAACGTAAACATTGAAAACGAAAAGGAGCAATATTAAAACTTATGAAGAAAATAATTAAAGCACTAGCATTAGTAACACTATTAACTACAACAGGATGTACCCAAGCAGATACTGTAAGACACAATATCACAGAGAACGCAGACAGTTTTAGTATCACAAGAAGAATCACTGTATTTAACACACGTACTGACAAAGTGTTAATGCAGATGACAGGTGTAATGAGTATCAAAACAGATAAAGACACAAAGGAATTGAATGTACTGGTAAAAGATGGTGAAACATACTACAAGCATTTAATCTATCTAAACGATGACACAACATACGTTATGGAAGATATCGGCGGTGCTGATGTATCACGTTCAGCATACGAAATTCATTTCTTACCAGAAGTATTACAAAGCGGACTATTAGATATAAAGGTGGATAAGTAAGATGAGAAACAAAGACAAGTATGATTTAAGACGGTTGGACATAATAGATTGCAAACGTTCGTCAATACTAGACAGCCATATTAATTCTATTGAAATTGAGTACGATGGAATATTGGTTCGCAGAATTACATATGCAACTGCAAGTGGCTTAAAAAAATTATGGAATGGCTTGAGGAAGAATACTATGAAAAATAAAGAAAAATATGATTTGAACACGTTAAAAATTAAGTGGACACCACAGACATTTAAGAAAAGACTTTTTACAATAAAACTCAAATCTGATGAACGCACTATTTTTTCAAAGGAAATGACACCAACAGAAACTGGTACAAATGCATATAATGCATGGTTAGAACAAGAGTATAAACCACCAATTCTTGATGATGTTGAAAAGGCTTATTTATCAGCTGTCATCAAGCCGTTTAGAAAAGATGTTGAATGTATTGAGAAAATTGAATGTTATTCTGGCGAAAAAGAATACATATATATCACGATGAAAAAAGATTATGACTATTGCGAACTTCCGGCCTTTGAAAAAGGAACTATGTATAAAGGCATGGAAGTGAATAAGGCATACACCTTAGAGGAGTTGGGGCTATGAAGATCTATATCGTACATGAAAATGGCGGTGAATACGAAGATGAATGGGATACCATCTTGGGAGCATTTACCACTTTAGAAAAGGCACAAGAATTAAGGGATAGAAAGAAAAAAGAGAATGATGAATACTTTAAAAAAGTAGAACTTGCATGCAGGGTACAAGATGAAGAGATAACACTTGAACAATCAGGGCTAAGTAAAGAAGAGTATGAAATCTATCTTGAAGGGGATTTTGATGACTACGTGAATTACTACATTACTCAAATTACTTTAGATAAAGAAGATAGAGAGAAAGGAATGAATTTGTAATATGAAATACAGAAAGAAACCAGTAATTGTGGAAGCAATTAAATACAACAAGGAGCATATCGGAAAAGCGTTAAGTTTCTGCGGAGTATTAGATTATAACCCACATGATAATGAATATTACGTCAAAACATTAGAGGGGCATATGAAAGTTACTGATGGTGATTACATCATCAAAGGTGTACAGGGTGAGTTCTATCCATGCAAGCCTGATATTTTTGAACAGACGTATGAGGTGATCAAATGAATAAATATCAAGAAGCATTGCTGAACATTCGATATTATTATGCACAATCGCAAAAATATAAAAAATTGCAAAAGTATAATGCAATACGACAATTAGAAACCTTACAGGAACTTGTGGACAGGGCTACACCGAAGGAACCAATTATAGAATCACAAGATTATGGTTATTCTTACTGCTATTGTCCTACGTGTGATGCGAATGTTGGAATAGAAACACATTTATACACACACAATAAATATTGTCATTATTGCGGCCAAGCATTGGATTGGAGTGAAGAATGATGAAATCAAGTGATATAGAGAAAAGTAAAAAAATTCTTAATGAAATAAACTTCTTGGAACGTGAAATTAAAGTAATGAATCACGCAAAAGAAAATAAGTTGTCCGTTACAATTTCATATGAAAGTAAATCTATATGGTTTGAAAGAGATGTTTCTCAAAAAGTGCTTGATGTAGTTTTGAAAGAATACAACATCAAGATAGAAGAGCACATCAAAAAGTTAGCGGAACTAGGGGTTGAGTACGTGGATGATGGTGTAAAATGATTGGACTAATAATCATACTAAACATACTTCTGGTTGTAGGTTTTCTAATAACTGGGTTTGAAGTATACAAAATAAAAGAAAGGGATAGCAATAATGATATGGAAAATAATAACAGTAATAATAATTTGGCTAGTTTTTTTAGGGATATGTCTGGTATTCAATCGTGCATGTCACAAGAAGAACAAGTAAATCATCCTAATCATTACAATCAAGGACAGTTTGAATGCATTGCAGTAATGGAAAGCATTTACGGAATCAAAGCTACAATGAATTTTTGCTTGCTATGTGCATTCAAATACATCTGGAGAACAAA
This genomic window from Solobacterium moorei contains:
- a CDS encoding DNA cytosine methyltransferase — protein: MELTFIDLFAGVGMARMGMEQAGFECVYTCEFDKHKRKEYEIIHGNIPEGCDIRDVRAADIPRCDVWFFGAPCQDFSLAGLRKGLGGDRSSLVGEVFRLIEEKAEDKPEWLVYENVKGMLSSNYGYDFLSILLAMDGLGYDVEWQVLNTKNFGIPQNRERVYTIGHLRTSGSKQILPITGSNGKDCIPKVIGGIGEKDSNNNKQWKQQNRIYDNNISISVTTKFQPFYLDNNFRIRKLTPKECMRLQGVPDEYTDKLIQAGISDSQIYKAAGDGLSVPIAKEIGKMIRKNLMGMSVQLNQEYIKNLTKEVVKQGMIETLGNENLVGAIISEIMNKKVNENGVVSSYRGENKYSLLEYLVNKELKEQVVEIAKETIEEKKPVIREAIKKEMQKKATMDKFVSAFYSSIIDNLSNSYRTKINVNIENEKEQY
- a CDS encoding DUF7336 domain-containing protein, producing the protein MKIYIVHENGGEYEDEWDTILGAFTTLEKAQELRDRKKKENDEYFKKVELACRVQDEEITLEQSGLSKEEYEIYLEGDFDDYVNYYITQITLDKEDREKGMNL
- a CDS encoding DUF3310 domain-containing protein; amino-acid sequence: MIGLIIILNILLVVGFLITGFEVYKIKERDSNNDMENNNSNNNLASFFRDMSGIQSCMSQEEQVNHPNHYNQGQFECIAVMESIYGIKATMNFCLLCAFKYIWRTNDKDGIQDIDKAIWYLQKYKELQGRSQKQ